The Streptomyces sp. NBC_01775 genome includes a region encoding these proteins:
- a CDS encoding SDR family oxidoreductase produces the protein MESLRDSAVVVTGAGGGIGAALARRFAAEGARVAVNDIDPVAARAVAEEIGGVAVPGDASGIVTVAREALGGTVDTFCANAGIGTEGGPEAPDAVWGAAWDLNVMAHVRAARELIPHWLERGRGRFVSTVSAAGLLSMVGSAPYSVTKHAALAFAEWMSLTYRHRGIDVHAICPEGVRTDMLASTGVAGDVVLKPGAIAPEAVADALFAALAEERFLVLPHPSTAGHYSARADDPDTWLSAMNHLQQKVEHRTSPGSGGSRGTGGSGESGESGESGEGEREGRA, from the coding sequence ATGGAGTCACTGCGCGACAGCGCCGTCGTCGTCACAGGTGCGGGCGGCGGCATAGGGGCGGCCCTCGCCCGCCGGTTCGCGGCCGAGGGCGCCAGGGTCGCCGTCAACGACATCGACCCGGTCGCTGCCCGCGCGGTCGCCGAGGAGATCGGCGGCGTCGCCGTCCCCGGTGATGCCTCCGGCATCGTGACCGTCGCACGCGAGGCCCTCGGCGGCACCGTCGACACCTTCTGCGCCAACGCCGGCATCGGCACCGAGGGCGGCCCCGAGGCCCCGGACGCGGTCTGGGGCGCCGCCTGGGACCTCAACGTCATGGCGCACGTGCGGGCCGCGCGGGAGCTGATCCCGCACTGGCTGGAGCGCGGGCGGGGCCGCTTCGTCTCCACCGTCTCTGCCGCCGGGCTGCTCAGCATGGTCGGTTCAGCGCCCTACAGCGTCACCAAGCACGCGGCGCTCGCCTTCGCCGAGTGGATGTCGCTCACCTACCGGCACCGGGGCATCGACGTCCACGCCATCTGCCCCGAGGGAGTGCGCACCGACATGCTCGCGAGCACCGGTGTGGCCGGGGACGTGGTGCTCAAGCCCGGCGCCATCGCGCCGGAGGCCGTCGCCGACGCGCTGTTCGCCGCGCTCGCCGAAGAGCGCTTCCTCGTCCTCCCGCACCCGAGCACCGCGGGCCACTACTCCGCGCGCGCCGACGACCCCGACACCTGGCTCAGCGCCATGAACCACCTCCAGCAGAAGGTCGAGCACCGCACCTCTCCCGGCAGCGGGGGCAGCAGAGGCACCGGGGGGAGCGGGGAGAGCGGGGAGAGCGGGGAGAGCGGGGAAGGCGAGCGAGAGGGGCGCGCATGA